CCCAGTTGGAGTTCTGCTTGGCAGGATATCTCCAGATCATTGTGTCAcatcatgttttcatatgaCAAGTGATCATCAAGAAGTCTATCAAAAGGTACAGGAACAATATTCAAATTAACTGGTTgggtatatatatgtatatatagcaAATGTGCAGGGTGTGCATGTCTCACATCTCTTGCAGTATTGTTGACCATTGacgagacaaaagaaaagtttgaGACTTACAGTGCTTTCCAGagacaaaaaagcaaacacccttttctttttttttgtaacaaaaaGTTTTATTGGCTTCTCTAATTCGTTCATCATCTCAATAACAGGTACAGCCTGGGAAATCATATCACAAGGGGTCTAGAACAAATAAGACAAAGGAATGGGGAGGCTTCTGCTACAAAATTTGGTAttgatttgacagaaaaaagccaTACGAAAATGTCTTTATCATGCATGCTGGAGAAaaactcgaaaaaaaaaaagaaaaaaaaattgagaacacacatttttagtgtttttgtacatttttgtaaacaatATCCTTCTAGAGATCATATCAAAACACATTATGGCAAGTAACAAAAATAAGGGATATAAcatgagaaaaatgaatgttCTATGAGGCATCTAGAATGCAACACTGCTTGGCGTGGAtgtttgtacagaaaaaaaaaagatacatttgcattttgagtCATTTGCTCAATAATTGTAAACACAGGCAGTGTCAAATGATTATACAATATGTCGAACCTATTCTACAAATATTTCCACTACATACATGAAACGCGTGTCCCTGCTTTCTTACGCTTTAGTGATATGAGGTATATTTAGGTCAATcgtattgtctttttttttctctcctttaaaaGCATAGTGTGTTTGGAGTTACGTGGCTGGTCAGTCAGTCTTTGTTCCCTGTGATCTGAGCAGCTTCAAAGTCTCTTGGCTGTGGAGCTCACAGACataggaaaaggaaaaggaaaagaagagggggggggggtttcacagGAAATCAACTAAATTAAATATCAACCCTGGCTGCCGGGATAGAATGGCTTGGGCCACGGAAGACAAAGAAGGCCATTGTTTATTCTTCTGAGTGCAGGGCTGCATtttggggaggggaggtgagttTAACTTTTCAGTTTCTTCAGCGGTTTTATTGGAGCAGTTTCTTGCAATTATTAAAATGGtgggattcaaaaaaaattcaaaaaggaaaTGGGGGGAATGGGGGGTAGGGGGTGTAGGTCCGGTgattacatgcaaaaaaaaaaaatctgctacTGAGTTCTGTTGTGGCGAGTggagaataaataaaagggtTTGGGTATGCATCCAACATATCCACGGGATTAAAGATATAAGGGTTCCAGCATGTCAGCCCGTCTCTCAAAACACTTAAATACAAAGAGGTACTCTCAAAATATTGTATAACAAAattatggcaaaaaagaaaaatcatctttTTACAACATCACCTGACAAACCgtaagaacccccccccccctttacctttgaaagaaaagcaacaaaatacatttaaatgccCATCATCATGCCTAGTCAACCCCTATCAAAACCCATTCAACAATAATCCAGcgctccccttcctccctcccagtcacccacccacccacccccttccttccctccctccctccctccccccattcACAGTTTTCTCCtcttaaaataatattaataagcATTAGCATAATACTCTTGTATCACATATGCAAATTGAATGGGTTGTTGTTTCcaatgatgatttgtttttgttttttttaaaagtgcttGTTTGATTCCATTGTCACAAAAAGGAACAGCATGGAGTGGAGCACAAAAGTggtgacttgtttttttctttaaaaaaagaaaaaaagaaaaaaagaaatcacttcAGGAACAGCATGATAACAGATCATGGATTGGTGTTCATTGCATTATTAGGCAGCCATGACGGTGATGGGTAGTTTTGCCTAATGGCCACTGGTTGGGACACAACTAAAAGCGTCGTCAGACAGACTTCACTTCCTGACGACGGTGTGTGCCAGTACAGCGACGGTCAGTTATGTTCAAATATCAATTTGTATTTACCTCGTGTTTAAATGTGGCTCTCGAAAAAGAAACGCGGATGTCTTCACATTGACACAACAGTACCATAATCTCGACAAAGCTACTACGCGCAGTAGAAACCAAACATGATCGTGTATTGTAATTTGTTGTTCTGgtgagtattaaaaaaataaaataaacaacacaaaaacaaaaatcaaagctTTGTAGTCTCAAAGTACACCTGTAAAAACTGTGCTAATTGCATCTCATAATACAAAGTCTTATTACACAATTTTGCCTATTTTTCCTGAGTTAAAATGTTTCTTGTAACAGacaatatatacttttttgcCATTTGAATTCTGGGCCTTTCCCTGCCacaattgttattattattgaacGCAtcaacattattcattattacttTACAAGAATGGTTTGATGATTGGTAAAACACAAGGGTTCAGGAAAGAagaacaaggggaaaaaaatcaagcaagTTCATAGCTACCctctaaatgttttaaattacatttaaatctaCGGTACGTTCATGTCATAATCACTACTCTTAAACAGAAATTAAGCGActaaatacataataaaaatgAGCATATCttaaaaaattgcatttgagGCCATGGAAGACCCTCCCTGGTCATTTTTGTATTAACATTTAATGgcagtgtttaaaaaacaaaactttgctACAAGAACAAAATTGGGATGGGGTGTAGGGAGCGTATGGACAGTAACAGAACCGCCCCCTACAGGATTCACCTTGTTTGACCCTTATCTGAAACTTTGGCTTGTCGGGGTTTTTGATCCTGTACTCACTGGCTCACTGACTTCAGCTAACAAACTGGTATACCCTGAGAATTCTGACACTGGAGTCCGTATTCGGTGGTCGACCTCTGCCCCAGGATCACTGCCATAGCTCAGAGGGGTCCGCCGCCCTGACTTGAACTGGGAGCCAAAGGCCTGGGCGAAGTTCTCAATCTGGTACGTGGTTTCTTTAGGGGGGTTCAGCGGGGACAGGTCTGGGTAGCTGGAGCCGTTAGTGGGTGCAGCACTCCCTATGGCCTTGGGTTGCTGCCCCTTGGATCCCTCTGCCGGGGCGGTCAGCTCCTGGGGAGGTAGGTTGAAGGTGCCGGGGGAGTGCTGCTTCTCCAACTGTTCAGTCAGCTCCTGAGATGGCGTCAGCTGCTGGTGGCTGGTGGGTTCCAAGCTGAGGTGGTAGCCTGCCTGGGAGGGGGAGCCGACAAGCATGGCATAATGGGACTTGGAGGAGGTCGAGGAGGAGTTTGATGTAGGGGCGGCGATGGGAAGTGGGGAGGAGACAGCAGGCGGGTAGACACAATCCAGTGGGGATGTGCTGTACACGTGTTTGTCAGAGAACAGGGGCCCGGTGGgactggagctgctggacatGAGTGGGAAAGGCCCCGTCGGGCCAAGGCTGGGGAAGGGTCCGCTATGGCTGGTGCGCTCAAGGGCCTGCAGGAGAAATTTCGAGTACTCGCTCATCACTGCTGTCTTATCACCACCGTTGGGCATGTCATCCTCCAGCTCGGGGGTGACGGGGGCTGCTGGTTGGAGGTCAACGTGGTGTGGGTGGTCTGACAGGTCGAAAGTCACGTCGTGGTGGTGTGTCCCTTCTGGCTTATGGCTATAATGGTCTAGCAGGCTTTGCAGTACCTCATCTGGAATGCCCGACTTGTCATGCTTGAGATCCAAAGGCGACGAGTCCAGCATGGCCAGCGTGGGCTCTGGCCCCAGGGAACCCTGGATTACACTATTGCCCTGGGTTACCATGTGCAGTGAGCTGGCTCCATAGTCATTGTTAACCGCATGGAGGTAGCGCCGCTTTTTCACAAACTGCATTGCATCATCGTagttgctgctggtggtgggCCCCTGCTTGTTGCCCCCCGTTCCCTGGAGTAGACCCATGTTGTCGAGGCCAGAGCCCTCCACATGATCCATGGAGCCAGGCTTCTGGCCCAACAGTTTATGTCCATCACCATTGTCATCCAGAGAGAGGAGACCCTTGTCGAGGCCCTTGCGACCAGCTTTTTTAAAGACCAGTTTGGGTGTACGTCCCTGCATGGTGGGGCCAGAGCCCGAGGGGTGCTCCATGCCAAAGTCCTGTAAGCCCAGGTCTCGGGCCATCCCCCCAGAGGATGAGGCTCCGGCCACTGATGCTGAGgcattcttcttcctcttgcgCTCACCGCCCTCCCCGTTTTTGGACTTGGCCCTCTTGCGTCCGGAGGTGGTAGAGTTTCCCTGAGTGAGTGAATAGCTGCCCTGGCCCAACTCCGCTTCGCTGAGCTCCAGCATGCTCGGGTCCAGGCCCTTCTTAATGGCTTCTCCACAAGTCCGTTTGTGCTTCAGTAACCGGTCTGTTCTAGAGAAAAACTAAGAGGGCAGAAGGAAGacggagacagaaaagagagaaatgcgAGCTTAGTTGTTttaaaatgctatttttttttatcaaaaaataaaactcagaaTAAGTTCTTCAGAAGTGAAGACGCTGGTTTATATGAGAACAACGTATTCCCTGACCTCTTCTGACACAGCAGAatagaaaaacatcaacatgttttACAAAGTCAACAGGAAAATAAGGCTTAACGGTTGTAAATCACATAATAAAGAACCTAGATGTGGCATACTTGTTGGCAGGTTTCGCAGCGATATGGCTTCTCGCCACTGTGCGTCCTTTTGTGCCGCTCCATGTGGTACTTCTGGATAAAACGCATGTTGCACTGGTCACAGCTAAAAGGTTTCTCTCCTGCAaaagaacagcagcaacagcattCGTGTGTCACTCCAGTTACGTTTCAATGATCTGTCAAAACTGCTGACAAGAGAAGGAATTGATCCAAAAACACTTCAATGAACTAGTACAGAAAACTCACCACTGTGGATCTTCTCGTGCCGCTGGAGCAGGTATTTCTGAATGAAGCTCATGTTACACTGGCTGCACCGGAAAGGCCTCTCACCTGTGCGATCAAGAGTACAACCATCCGCTCACCACATTAATTTATGCCCAGCCCGTCATATTATTGTGTTCACTATAGGGTCCCAGTAACAAAGGACTAGtatacatattaaaaaaaactagcgAGACTCACATAAACAGTCTACAACCTAAGAATATAtcagtgacatgtttttcaaaaacaactTATTTGCCATatccaaattaaaatatataaaaacaccaCACTACACTGATCTTTTGTCAAATAAAGTTACACTTGGAAGGAATAAGGACATAAAAAGtgaatgaatttaaataaacCAAGGCTGTAAAAGAGCAAAATGATCCTTTAAATTATTTATGAGCTCAAATTCAAAGTACCATGTGAGTAATTCCCAGAAAGGAGAATGACTAAGACATCCTGAAACACGTGAGTAATCACTGAGTCATGCCTGACTTCAGTGACTGTCTGGTTTTTAAATTGTCACAAGCACTCATGGCGAAAGGGAGATCAGCAAGAGTGGAGTTTAAATGTTgccagacattttttccccccaagggCTTTGTTTTAAATAGTTAACCTTATTTTGCACTTCCTTTGTCAAACTTTGGCAGAATATTCTTATTTCATCATTATTGGTTGGTCTGACAGAACATTGTGTTATATAGAAGAAAGAAGACACTGTCTCCTGTAACATCATATGCTCTGACCTGACAACAGGTCATGTGTGCATCTTACATCAATcgatttttccccccataaaagcTCTGATCGGCAAAGTGAGCCTAATATTTCAACGGTTGACGAATAAAAAGGTAAAGCACAAACAAGCAGCGAAAGcctctcacctgtgtgtatGAGTACATGTCTGCGCAAGTGGTAGGAACTGCGGAAGGCAGCGTTACAGTGCTCACAGATATGTGGTTTTGAGTTGGGGGACAGGCAGGCTCCCTCTCCATCCAACATCATGGCCTACAAGGAGAAAAATCATCAGTACATGGGGGAACGAGTAAACTTCTGTTTACTTACCCCCAGCACAGTTCAAATTCCTTTAAAAGCTGACAACATTGAAGAAGTAAGACCAATCTTGTTTTGTGCAGATATTTCTCGGTTAAACAACTCTTATATTTCTGGGGTAGAAGATATTTACCTTTGAAGCATCGTTGCGTTTCCTTCGTGCTTTGCCTCCCTGCCCATCCCCATTGCTCCTCCGCCCTCTTCTACCCGAGGACTCTTTTGGCTCTTTACCCGGTCTTACAGGTATCTATGGGCAAATCAAATAGAAAGTATACCCCAGACTGTAGATGGCAGATGGAAGCAGCAGTCACTACTGTGAGAGTTAACAACAATCTATACAACCAAAGCTTGTACATTGCAATTTTTGACGCGGCAGTgaaagggggaaacaaaaaaaagacaactgaaCAATCACTTATTCTCACCGGTTCTCCAAGGGTGCGAACGTTGCTGAGGCTGAGGTCATGCAGGAGCATGTTCTGGTGATTTTGGTGGTGGTTGCCGAAAGACATGTCCGGCATGTCCGTGCCACTCTTCCCCGCGCCCCCTCCAGCACAGTTCAGCCCGACTCCTCCGCCCCCGCCATAGAGGGGCATACGGTAATCCAGCTCACTTAGCCGCTCCTGCTTAATGCCCATGCTGTGGAGGAAGCCCCCTGTGTTCACAGCAGTGGCGCCCTGGTGTTCTGGGGGCGAGTCGCGTTCTTTCTTCAGGATCATCTCCTGGGGAAGCTCGCCCATAACAGACTGGGAGGACAGCCGCGTGAAGCTGGTGACGGGTGGCAGGTGGCTGAACATAAGCATACCTGGTGCAAAATTGGGGTCCATGCCACCGTTGCGCAGAAACTCATTGGCTAATTTGTCTTGGATAATACTCATGATCGTGCTTTTGCTTTGTGCAGGGGAGAAGGAGGGCAATGAATCTAAAGCGGAATGCAGGAGGAGAATATcctgaaagacattttaaaagataaTGTGATGTATTAATGATTGCACACATTAACAAGTATACAATCAATAGTAATTGCCACACGCTGTCTGCATTCTAGCATGTCATCTCTTCTAAGCCAGTCGAGTGAGTTGAGTCACTGCTACATTGCCTCCAGTGAACCGTCGGCACCCAAATGTTCTCTGATTCTCTCCTTAGTCACCCATGACTCACTCGATTGGATCCATTGGGGTTTTTACCTCACACAAGCGTACGCAAACTACATACACACGTGAAACAGTCAGGAGAAGCATCTAAATCAtaagaaatatttcactttgctGAAATACGGCAGGGCACACTAAAACTATTGACCATAATAACAACACCAGTGAGAGTAATAACCACTATAGTTAAAAAAGCttgagagaaacacacattcaggaTGAATGACACTGTCGATCTATTCTATATGAGGGTTTCATTCAAGTGTGAATGTCTCCACCTCATCCAACACAGGCCTCAGTACATCTTGTGTCTCAGCTGCCTCTGTAATATTGAATCAGAGTATGGTATTGTTCTATTTACCACACATGTGACTTGGACTGTAGccaaaataatgataataaaaaaaagaaaagaaaagaaagtgctgtTATCGTTGAAGGTCTTTTGATTCGTGCTGCAGGAACAGACGAGCACTCGCCGCCCCGGGCTCACTGCCCCGGTGTGCGCGCAGAACCCGGGGGCATCTCCTCCACTACCGGGACAATCGATCGGTGCACTACACTTGCCTCGGACAAACGGCTCAAATCCGGCGACAAGGTGTCGGCGAGTCGAGGCAGCGAGTGCGCGTCCAAACGAGGCCGGACCCGCGACTCGGCGGCGGggctgagggtgtgtgtgtgtgtgtggtcgagACCCGTCGAACTCCGCGGAGAGCGGACGAGCTTTTGTGATGCACACTCGTTAGCGCGGCTAGCCGGCTAGCCGCGACGAGACAATCGACGGTGGCTCCGCGTCCGCGATCACAACAGTCAGTCAAAGGCGCCGCGCACAGCCCCGGTCGCCCGGTCCGGTACTCGCGGGCCAACACTCGGCGTCACGGCGTCTGACACCGGTCGCGTTTGTTCGGAGTCGAGACACTTCTAAAAATTGGAATCCgttcaaaaaaccaaaaaaatctgtcGCAACGTTTAGCCGGTTACCCGGCGGCTGCTACGGGGCTAGCTAACACTGAAACACAGCCCTCGACTTGATGCCATCCACACATGACGGCGAGGCTGCGGGGCTGAAGTAGCCTcgaacagaaacaacaacaacaacaaaaataaaaaaaataaagaacgaGCACGACACGGCGGGAGAGAGGCACAGCAGCAGGCGGATCGGGGGAGATTCGAAAAGAGCCCGTTCGCGTTCGCGTCGGCTCCGCGGCGTGCATCGCTCGTTCTCCGGTTCCCAGGCTGTGATGACGCTCGTGAAATcaaatctgtctgtctggccgCGAGCAGCGCTGGCGCTCTATTTATTGATGGCTAACTTTAGCCGCGATGGCG
This Scophthalmus maximus strain ysfricsl-2021 chromosome 16, ASM2237912v1, whole genome shotgun sequence DNA region includes the following protein-coding sequences:
- the znf281b gene encoding zinc finger protein 281b isoform X1, which translates into the protein MSIIQDKLANEFLRNGGMDPNFAPGMLMFSHLPPVTSFTRLSSQSVMGELPQEMILKKERDSPPEHQGATAVNTGGFLHSMGIKQERLSELDYRMPLYGGGGGVGLNCAGGGAGKSGTDMPDMSFGNHHQNHQNMLLHDLSLSNVRTLGEPIPVRPGKEPKESSGRRGRRSNGDGQGGKARRKRNDASKAMMLDGEGACLSPNSKPHICEHCNAAFRSSYHLRRHVLIHTDRTGERPFRCSQCNMSFIQKYLLQRHEKIHSGEKPFSCDQCNMRFIQKYHMERHKRTHSGEKPYRCETCQQFFSRTDRLLKHKRTCGEAIKKGLDPSMLELSEAELGQGSYSLTQGNSTTSGRKRAKSKNGEGGERKRKKNASASVAGASSSGGMARDLGLQDFGMEHPSGSGPTMQGRTPKLVFKKAGRKGLDKGLLSLDDNGDGHKLLGQKPGSMDHVEGSGLDNMGLLQGTGGNKQGPTTSSNYDDAMQFVKKRRYLHAVNNDYGASSLHMVTQGNSVIQGSLGPEPTLAMLDSSPLDLKHDKSGIPDEVLQSLLDHYSHKPEGTHHHDVTFDLSDHPHHVDLQPAAPVTPELEDDMPNGGDKTAVMSEYSKFLLQALERTSHSGPFPSLGPTGPFPLMSSSSSPTGPLFSDKHVYSTSPLDCVYPPAVSSPLPIAAPTSNSSSTSSKSHYAMLVGSPSQAGYHLSLEPTSHQQLTPSQELTEQLEKQHSPGTFNLPPQELTAPAEGSKGQQPKAIGSAAPTNGSSYPDLSPLNPPKETTYQIENFAQAFGSQFKSGRRTPLSYGSDPGAEVDHRIRTPVSEFSGYTSLLAEVSEPVSTGSKTPTSQSFR
- the znf281b gene encoding zinc finger protein 281b isoform X2; translation: MSIIQDKLANEFLRNGGMDPNFAPGMLMFSHLPPVTSFTRLSSQSVMGELPQEMILKKERDSPPEHQGATAVNTGGFLHSMGIKQERLSELDYRMPLYGGGGGVGLNCAGGGAGKSGTDMPDMSFGNHHQNHQNMLLHDLSLSNVRTLGEPIPVRPGKEPKESSGRRGRRSNGDGQGGKARRKRNDASKAMMLDGEGACLSPNSKPHICEHCNAAFRSSYHLRRHVLIHTGERPFRCSQCNMSFIQKYLLQRHEKIHSGEKPFSCDQCNMRFIQKYHMERHKRTHSGEKPYRCETCQQFFSRTDRLLKHKRTCGEAIKKGLDPSMLELSEAELGQGSYSLTQGNSTTSGRKRAKSKNGEGGERKRKKNASASVAGASSSGGMARDLGLQDFGMEHPSGSGPTMQGRTPKLVFKKAGRKGLDKGLLSLDDNGDGHKLLGQKPGSMDHVEGSGLDNMGLLQGTGGNKQGPTTSSNYDDAMQFVKKRRYLHAVNNDYGASSLHMVTQGNSVIQGSLGPEPTLAMLDSSPLDLKHDKSGIPDEVLQSLLDHYSHKPEGTHHHDVTFDLSDHPHHVDLQPAAPVTPELEDDMPNGGDKTAVMSEYSKFLLQALERTSHSGPFPSLGPTGPFPLMSSSSSPTGPLFSDKHVYSTSPLDCVYPPAVSSPLPIAAPTSNSSSTSSKSHYAMLVGSPSQAGYHLSLEPTSHQQLTPSQELTEQLEKQHSPGTFNLPPQELTAPAEGSKGQQPKAIGSAAPTNGSSYPDLSPLNPPKETTYQIENFAQAFGSQFKSGRRTPLSYGSDPGAEVDHRIRTPVSEFSGYTSLLAEVSEPVSTGSKTPTSQSFR